A region of the Microtus ochrogaster isolate Prairie Vole_2 linkage group LG1, MicOch1.0, whole genome shotgun sequence genome:
GGCAGGCCTGGAGAGccacaggagccagagagagcagCCTGAGGCACTGCCACGCACAGACTCATCCTGGAAAAGTAACACTGGGCCTCAAAGGCCACTTCTAGAGCTCCCGCCACAGACAAGCTGGCTGGCACTGGCCTGAGCCACCGCCCCTCCAGCAGGCACTCCCAGGCCTTCTCCTTGCCATGCCCCAAATTAACTCAGACTGCCTTGTACAGCAAGAAAAACACCCCGGCTCTGAGCACTGAGGGCCGGAGTGCGAACGGAgctgagaggaaaacagaaaacctcagagcagctgcagaggAGTGGAGGCCGACAGGAGCAGATAGAAGGCACCGCGCCTGTGTGCACCGTGCCTGCCATCCAATGCGCCCACCAGAACCTGTGGTCAACCAGCACCCATCACTATTCCAGGTACAAACAAGCAGAGCAGAGCAACACCCACATACCTCAGGGTTCAGGTTGCTGACCAAAAGGACAGAATTCCCTGCGCCTGCCAGGCCTGGGATGGCGATGCGGCCAgcggcagcagctgcagcagcagaaggTATGGCTAGGGGGGCCAGCGCTCCATGGACATTAGGAACAGAGAGACCTGCAAGGGAAAGTAGTGTGGATTTGAGTCTGGATGGCTGTGCCAAGAAGAGGCAGGCACCCTCTTCTCACAAACAGCCACAAGGTGTCATCTGGCTATGGACTGCCCAAAAGGCCACGCACACTGCCTGGCACCATGGCCAGTCCAAGTGTGTTCAGACTACATGCGCCCGACAGCACAAAAGCTCTGGTCGACACGGGCCCTCTGCAAGCAGGGCCTGCCACAGACACGCCTGGCTGTGCACGCATGCGGCGCCCATTCCTCCATGCAGGCTCGGGCGGCACGCGGAGGCTGAGGCCCATGCTTCTCAGCCCTGGAGGCCACTTGCTTACCAGGCCATTAAATTCAATCTACTAGGGACACTGCATCCTCGTCCTCGCCCAAGGTGCTTGAAGGGAACCAGACCAAAGACTGTATGATTAGTACCTCATCTGCAACACCATCGGAGGGCGCCTGGCCCAGCCTGCCTGATACTGCCCTGCCCTACCTGCCTAGGAATGCTGCCAGAggccccttcccctctccccacaaggGGGCCCGGGACCTGACACTCAGGGCCAGAGGCATCCGGTCTATGAGCAGCTATGGGGTTGTGTGGGCATGCAGGCTCCGGGGTCAGGATGAGCGTGAATACCTGCGGCCTGAGGGATGGCAAAGGTGGGAGGGAACCCGGCTCCTGCATACGGAGAGGCTGACATTATGCCGGGCGCACCTAGAAACAAACAGACACTAATCACTGCACCTCACCTCACGGCTGGGCCGGACATGGGCTGGACTGCTGAGTGGCTGGGCTGTGCAGTGCCAGGGTGGCGGGGAGCCTGACAGAGCTAGGTGGCCTTTCCCACCCCGCTGACTTGGTGCAACTCAGTACAGCATCTTACCAAAGGCTGCGGCCATGGTCTGGTCCAGAGAAGGCTGGCTGTCCCCAGAAGGCAAGTCGGGCCGAGTATAATCTCTGCTCTTGTCATTGTTGTACTTGACGTTGAGACTGGTGAGCTTGGAGAAGTCAATGCGCAGCGTGCAGCAGGCGTTGTAGATATTCTGGCCATCCAGCGACTATGGGGAGACAATGGTGAGTGTGTGTGGCCCAAGAATACGACTGCCCACCTCACCAGAAGCCCAACTCACCAGCTTAGCGTGCTGGGCGCTCACAGGGTCAGCATACTGCAGCAGCGCCTGGAACTGGTTATTCTTGGTGAATGTGATGATCTTCAGGACTGTACCAAACTTAGAGAAGATCTGCAAGAGAGCTGTGTGAGTCCCACTGCTGGCAGATGGACCCACTCCCTGGTGTTGGGCATGTAGCCACCCACCTGGTGCAGCACATCCAGGGTCACTGGGTAGAAGAGGTTTTCCACAATGATCCTGAGCACTGGGCTCTGGCCCGCCATTGCCATTCCAGCATCCACGGCAGCAGCAGAGGCTGCCAAGGCCAGATTTCCAGACTGCACAGAGTTCACGGCCTGCAGGGCTGCCTGGGCACGCTGTGGATGAACCATCATGAGCTGCGACCCAGGGCTGAGGCAAGGAGCCAGACCACCCACCCGCCTGTGCCTGCCCTGCGGACGCACCGCCTGGTTGGGCGAGCTGTCAGTTTTGAGCTCCTTGTGGTTAGAGAACTGGATATAGATGGGCTGTCCACGCAGCACGGGTGCCACTGACGTGTAATAGTTGACCATGGTATTGGCAGCCTCCTCCGTGTTCATTTCAATGAAGGCCTGGTTCTTCCCCTTCAGCATAAGGAGGTTGGTAACCTTCCCAAAGGGCAGCCCCAGGGAGATGACCTCGCCCTCAGTGACATCGCTAGGTAGCTTGCGAACATGGATGACTCTGGATGGAACCCCTGTGCTCCTGTTGTCGCCTTTGAACTTCTTGCTATCATTTCCATTGGCTGAAAAATTGAATATGGGTGCATTTGGGAGACTGCAAGCCCGTTCCTGCCTCTGGCTGGGTCCTGCTCTCCGCAACCCCTCCCGTTGCCAAGCCAGGCTTCCCTAGGGCACTCCCTGATTGAAAGGCCAAGTGTGGCCTAAGCACTCTCACCTGCCGAAGTCGAGCTGCTCATGATGAAGGGGCCGTTGCTGACACACGTGGAGAAGAGCTCGTCGGATCCCCGCTGGGAAGAGAGCATGAAGCTTCAACTCCAGGCTGACCCCTCCTCCATTCCTACCCACCGAGCATACACCAGCCCCCAGGGATGTGTACAACGTCCCAAGCCTGCCTGTGGCTTAGTGCTCACGACCAGCAGCCTTCAGTGGGTACTGAGGCTCTGTGCCAGCAGCCATATGGGAGGGAGAGCACACAGCTGCCAGCCTCACGGTATCCTCCTAGCAGAGGTGCTGGCAGCTTCCACAGAAACAAAGCTCAACCCTGCTGCCCTGGCCATACTCCAAGGAGAGACAGTGGCTATACCTGGTGAGTGGGACCATCCAGTGATGGAAGCCACTCACTGGGGAATACCCAAGTTGACCCCACAGTGGGGACCCCTCCTTTGCCAGAAGCAATTTGCTGAGCCAACCCCTCCCTGGAAACCAGAGGACCTAGGTAGGCTCAGTACAGCAAGAGATGGCCTGCCACCCAGAGTAAGCCTCAGatcagaggtgggggggggggcgcgcaGAGCTCCCTGGTTATCTATTTCCAGCCCGCCACAGATCCTGAAGTTAAGCACCAAGGGACGCGGGGCCACCATCTCATCCATGTCTTATTTCACCCTCACTGAACATTACCAAGGGCACTGGCTTCGCTTCCATCCTCCAGTAACACTGTGAGCTGACAGGTCTAGAGATCAGCACCTGGGAACCCCAAGAAGTCCCTCATGTCCTGCGCCCACCTGAAGCTCACACATTAATGTCTTAAGATcaagggctacagagagacaCGGATCTGCCCAGCATGAGGGCTAAGACCCTGACATTCAAAGCCCAGAACACCGTGTCCACATCAGAGTTGCAGGAAGTCACTTCCTGTTGGCAGCCAGTCTCCCATGAGGTCTCTCAGGCCTGACCCTACTGGGAGGGTGACTTCCCCCTGGACTGGGCGGGAGGAGCAGCAGCACTTCCTGTAGTTCTGTTCCTGGCAAGCTGCAGAAGCACTAACAGTCTCCTAGTAGGTTCAGGAGCCCAGACTATCAGAGGAACTCCAGCACCTGGGCCAACAATCCCAAGTGGCTATGCAGACAGAGGCACATGAGACCACAGCACAGGGAAGCCTGTCAGCGCAGCCTTCTGAATGCTCGCCAGCCAGTCCAGAGCAAGGAAGGCCTGGTCTCTTTCTCCACGCAGAGCTGCCTGTTCCTAACTTGCCCAGTGTGCTCTGTGGCTAGCCACAATGGAGTCTTGTGCAGACAAGGAGCCACGAGGCAATCCAGGTCAGCAACACCTCGCCCAGTCACCTGCAGGCCTGGACCTTAGTGGGggtccctccctccacctctgaaCACACAGGTTAGTCTGAATCTGAGGGAAGGGAGAGCAGCAGGCAGGTGGAGACAGTCCACTCAGGAAAGAACGAAGATGGCTGGGGTGATCCTGGGGTCTCACCTGTGGGGCCTTCTGAGGGTAGGAACTACTGCCACCCACTACGGCTTAACAGGCAATCCTAAATAGCTCACCCAAGAGAACATGACCAATCCTTGACACACAGACCTGCAGCCCTTCTAGTCCTAGGCCCCACCCCCAAGTGCCAATGGAGCTAGAGGCGTGCTACTGTCCCCTCCTATGTGAGTCCAGGGGAGACCTGCCTGGTCAGCAGAGACTCAGACAAGTCTGCAATCTTCACCTCAGAACATGCCACACCTCCAAACCAAACCCACGTGGGCGGGCAACACTCAGTAAGTGCCCAAATGCCTGAGCCCACTGCTCATATGAAGACCTAACGGCAGGACAAAAGGAGTCAGAAAGAGGCCATCAGAGCTGCAGTCAGACCCAGAAAAGGGTCTTACacatcacttgggaggcaagtgTTTATGCACCTGTGCCATCCTCTGCCTACTAGTCTTTGCAGACTGGACCAGGGGCAGGCCACCTTACAGCAGGCACAGTCTAGCTTTGACTACAGCAGGGCTGGGTGCAATGCCAAGCAAGAGACACCTACCTTTGTACCGACTGCTATGTCTGGGACGATGctgtggagagaaaaagagacatcaGCACCGTGGGGCCTGGAGGGCCCTCTGCCAGTTGGGCAGGGAAGTGAGCCACCCACTGAGTCTCCACTTGAAAGGGGGCCATCATTGTCCTCGgagcccctccctccttccatgcAAGCCCCTGCCTTCAAACACATTAAGGCGGCCACTTTCTACAAAGTCTACCAGTGACCCGGGTCCACTATTCGACTCCTGGGTATCCTATAATTCCAGAAGCCCAGAAAGCAGGTAAAGGCAGCAGCCAAAGACTGATTCCTGAGTGGGGGCGGGGAGCTCCAGAGCCAGGCGGCTGGTGGCAGTCAAAGTGGCCTTGTTACCATTTACTAACCAACGGAGCTGCCCGGATACACCCTAGGTTACTGATCAACCCCAGCCCCTCGTGACTGCACTCCGCCTCACCTGCTGCACCTAGCCCGCATTAACAGGCAGCAGCAAGCCTGCCCTGGCTGGCCAGGTTCCCAAGTGACTCCAAGAGTTCCGCCTAGGGAAGTGGTGCCTGGGTTGCGTGACACTGATCGTTAGTGGGTACCTCTCTGCTTTACTGCATGCCTTCCAAAACCCTTTGAGACAATCTCTCTACAAGACCCGACTGAGCCGGAACGCAGCGATCTGCCCGTCTCGGCCCGGATTAagggtgcacaccaccacacccggctcaAAGAGTCTTGGTAACTCGCTAACCGACTGCGTCTGCAGGCTCTCGCGTGTCACATCAGCACtcaggctgggacaggaggactGCAACAGGGACAAGCCCTGAGGCCACGCCGAAATACTTTACTTTGTAGGGCtgattcttaaaagaaaagagcaaagctGCTACTAAGCGTGGTGACTCACAGCACTACGAAGGCTAAGTTGGGAAcctcaggaattcaaggtcagtctgtctcgaaaaacccaaacgAGTTTCAAGGAAAAAGTCTGAACTACCAACgcaggcctttagtcccaacactcgggaggcgcGGGcgcggatctttgagtttgaggccagcctgggctacactgagacCCCCGTCTCCAAAACAAACCCGAAACTACAAACAAAAGTTTGCCGAGCGCAGCGGCGCGTCGCGGAAGCGCGcgggaggccagaggccaggccGGGGCGCGCTCCGGCCCATCGCGCCTCGGCCGGGGGCTGCGGACCCGGACCCATCCTCGCGACACCTTCCCACGAGGCGGGCAGGGCGCGCGCCCTCAGACCCACGCAGGCGCGCGCGCGGCGCCGGACGGGGAGCGCGAAGGGACATCCGTCGGGCACGCGGAGAGCCGGCACCCATTGGAGGACGGGAAGCGGGAAGGGCCAGCGCGTCGGCCCGCTTCCTGTGAGCGCGGCTCACCGGGGAGCGCGTGCACGCGGGGAGGGGGCGCCGGGGAGCTACGGAGCGCGCGGCCGCCGGAAGTGCGCTGGGAGAGTGGGCTCGAAGGAAATGGGGTATGGGTGCGGCCGCCCTAAACCAGCCGGGCTCCTCGCCGGCTTCCGCCGCCCGAGGATCCGAGAGCGCCACGCGGACGGAGGCCGGccacgcgcgcgcgcgcggcGCAGCGGCTGGAGGGGCCGGCGTGCGTGGCGGCCGAGCCGGGGACGCGGTGCCGAGAGCGGCGGGCGAGGGGCGCGGCTCTACTCACCCGTCCATGGCACACGGAGCAGACCCGCGGGGGACGGAGCGGAGGCGCAGGAATAGCAGGGACCGACCCAACGGCTCCGAGTTATAGACTCACAAGATGGCGGAGACGCCCGCACACGTCCCCCGCGCGCGCTACTCATTGGCTCCCACCGCGGACGGTGGGCGTGGCTAACCGTGCCTGCCCCCGCCAACGCTTCCCATTGGCCAGAGCGCTACTCCGAGGGCGAAACCCAGACAGGCTGCAGACGGCTATTGGGCGAGGCGTCCTTCAGTCAAGGCGGAGGACGGAAACgacctgtgggggagggggagggcgtGAACGAGCCGGCGCACGTGATAGCATCTGAGCCAATGAGTGAGCCCCGGTCCGGCCCGTGGGAAGCCATCTTGAGAGTGGGTACGTGGCGGGTCAGATGCAGAGAAGCGTGCTTGCGGGAGGTTGCCGCCATGTTGCAAGCGGGCAATGGAAGCCGTTGGCCTTCAGCGTGAGGGCAAAGCGAAGTGTGTCGCCATCTTAAAACCGGGCAGTATTTCCCTTATCGCCCCAGATTGCTTGCGGTCATGTGACCAAAACTTCGCCTTTAAGCCGAGTTTCTCCTAAACTAGAGAGCAGGGCCATGGAGGCCACGTGCTTCGTAGCCACAGTCCAGACTTGATTGTGCAGTATTCCTTTCCATCTTTTGTCTACCCCACATCTGCCAAGCGCCACCTCTGTTGCAGCAATGGGGAAACTGACAAAACGGACAGGCGTGTGGCTGGCTCTGCCTATAGCTGGGGAAAACGAGGCCACAAAGTGTCGAGTTGCGTGCCATACAATTAGGCTCAGGAGCAAGCACAGTCCACTGGAGGAGCAAAGCCTCGCCTTCTTGACCCTCCACCCCGAGACAGCACTCCAGAAGGATACCCCAGGAGCCAGGGTTCTGCATTCcagtcttggggtgggggtgagagctGGAGCCGGGTTCTTCGGAGCCTAGTGCAGGCTGCAGAGAGATTCTGGGCATGCCTTTGATGTGGCTCCCAAAGACGCAAATTATTCGGATTCTCGTTGACTTCGTTTTCTGctaaaaaaaggaggaggaggaggaggaggaggaagaagaggaggaggaagaggaagaagaagaagaagaagaagaagaagaagaagaagaagaagaagaagaagaagaagaagaagaagNNNNNNNNNNNNNNNNNNNNNNNNNNNNNNNNNNNNNNNNNNNNNNNNNNNNNNNNNNNNNNNNNNNNNNNNNNNNNNNNNNNNNNNNNNNNNNNNNNNNaagaggaagaagaagaagaagaagaagaagaagaagaagaagaagaagaagaagaagaagaagaagaagaagaagaagaagaagaagaagaagaggagccCAGGAAAGGGGAAAAGTTTCTCCCTCCACAGAGGTGAGCCGAGcaccctgcctcccttctctgtgGTCCTGAGCGCCGAGTAGGAGGAGGGTAGGTCTGGCAGCCACGGTGGTTTCTTGCAGGCCTGGCCAGGGGCCCAACAGCCTTAGAGCCCTAACGCGGGCCTGATGCCAGAGGATTCCAGCCTGGATTAGGGGCGGCTGCCGATTTCCACGGAGGCCCCTCCAGGAGAGGTCTTTAAGGCCCCAGTCAGCCCGCAGAACAACTAGCTTGAAGGCCCAGAATCACTAATCAGGACCGTCCCGCGGATTTAGAAGAAGCCTCCCAGCAAGCTGAGGATTTGAGCCCTCTGGGACTCCCATCAGGTCCTAACTGCACCATTCGAAGCCAAGGTTGACTGCCAATCTTTGTTCTCTTGGTGGCTGGTGCCAAGCATGGGCCCCACCCTCGGAAGCCAACCTGTATTGGTGGATGTGCTGGGGTGGAGACTGCTGGTCTCCAAGCACAGGTCTACACTGGCTAAGTCTATTAAAAGCCACTTTGGAGCCTGGACTCTTGAAATGGAAGACTTTTtgtcttcctgtctggtttctaATCAGACCTCCAACACTCGACTGAGATTCCCTAACCTGCCTGACTCCCTCTTTGAAGctctgcctcagggcctttgcacaacATTTCCCTGGGGCATCCGACTCCCTCCCTTAATCTTTCCTCAGAGCCTTCTCCCACTATACAGAAAAACTGTGTCTCCCATCTCTGAAACAGGCAGAACCCCCATGCAGAGAGCGAGCCACAAAGCCAGGAGGAAAAGCCTATGTGTGAAGTGCAGGTCTTTCATAACTGTCTACAGTGGCcaggagagtggagggagagCTGGGCTGACCCCAAGTAGTGGGctgcagagcagagaggaacAGGGCCACAGCTCAGCAAGAACCCTTACCAAGCTAGGAATAAAGTGAGGGTCCCTGGGAGACAACAGGAGAATTgggagttcaagagcagcctgtcTTACAGagagttctttgttgttgttgttgttgtttttattttgttttggttttttattttgttttttcttcttttcttttttggatttttcgagacagggtttctccgtagctttttggttcctgtcctggaactagctcttgtagaccaggctggcctcgaactcacagagatccgcctgcctctgcctaccgggagtgctgggattaaaggcatgcaccaccactgcccggctgattttgttttttctgagatggcttctttgtagccctgcctgtcccggaactcactctatagaccaggctggcctcaaactcacagatccagacctgcctgtctctgcctcccaagtgctaagattaaaggtatgtgccactgtgcccagcgtggattgttttgagacaagatctcaacTCTGTGACCCTGCTTGTCCTAGAATTTATTAatcctaggctagcctcaagtcTGCAGTGATCCTCTTTCTGAGTCAGGGAATGACAGGTCTAGACTGGTACACGCAgccagagtgagttcaagaccaggttgggctgggcagtggtggggccaggcggtggtggcgcatgtctttaatcccagcagaggcaggcggattgttcttcttaaaaaataataaaggcaggggtgttcttcttaaacacggggcacaggacagacacgcacggcggaacaaacacagacacgacatggcggctcccacgtgggtccactttaatgggggagggaaacacaaaagggcaaaggaacgtgcgggacacacaaggaaagacaAAACGAGGGGGGGGCCtcctgtggccctgccttttaacggggagcacaagggtatctgggaatatcccatacctgtgcgcaggggcacgcacaggtaaccatagtccaagaggagtctgggagttgtagtttttcaaaagaacaacacggatctctgtgagttcgagggcagcctggtctactgcGAGAGTTaattaggactgttacacagggaaaccctgtctcaaaaaaccaaacaaagaccaGGTCGGGCAACTTAGTCAAAAGGGAAGGAGACCTGACTCAGAGGTAGATGCCCCCCCCCAGAGTCCCCCAGTAAGGGGCTGCTGGGGAGTGGTCAGGATGGTACCCCACCTAGAATCAGTCCCCCAGTAGTTGTGGTGGGGCTCGAGGCATGGCTCAGCAGTAGGATTTTAGCCTAGCACGCAGGAGGTGCTGGGTTTCATTACCATTGCCgccaaagcattttttaaaaattgattaatagttttgtattttcttttgtaagccAGTCCCCCACGCTGGGCTGCGTCTAACGACACAGATATAAGCCCTGCATCTGGAGTCCAGAAGTCTGAGACCCAGCTCTGCACAGGAagtctctttcctgcctctcccagaCTAGGGAGTTCCAGTGTCTGGGGCTTGTGATAGAGTTTCATCGTCCCTGTATGTGCCTGTTCTCgtgagggccagccatgataatctaagtctgggcagaagggaagttctttacttcctccaaccattatcacccGGGACTCTGGCCATCCGTGAATTTCAGTGGAGGCTGGAGTCTCAGttgtttaccctgagacaatgcgGGGCTGCAGGAGAAACCACAGGCTGAGATCACCGACCCTTACCCAAGAGCaggaccattcaaaggaaattcctggcgttccaagcactgtagatagaaacacctgccagctcACAGTCACCAGGACACcccagacaaatgtcagccaatcaggggtcctaaaacCTCAGAaagccctcacccccacctttactactataaaaccctattctaattgagctcggtgCTCTCAggatattccaatatgttggacatgcagagagaccgagtttgcaaacttgactaaaataaaggctctttgcttttacatacgggactcggtctcctcTGTTGACTTTTGTGGGGACCCACGGATTTGGGCGTAACATTCTCATACTGCTTCCTAAGTCTCCTTTTCTGAGCCCTGCCTGTCTAATCTCAGATTGTCTCAGGACCCCGAATTGTATCTGGAGAGTCTGCGGTGCTGGGTAGGGAACTAGGGACCCCACCCCACCAGACCAGTGTTCACACTGATCTATAGCCCAAGCCCCATGCCACAGCCATGGCTCTGGGGATCAGCACTGGATATATCTTTGTGGAGGCCACCACCTCTGTTCATGAAAAGCCATTGCAAGCTGTTAAAGGTTGTGATTGGCCTTTCATCCCTGCAAAAGAACCTGGCTTTGGGAGCCTCCACCCCAGGCCACCGGAGTCTTAGATGTCCTCCTCAGGGTAGACTGACCTTGGGGGAACCATGGCTTAGTGATCGGCCATTTTACAATTTCTCTGTCCCTGTGCAGAACACCTGCTAGGAAAGATGCCCCAGGCTTCTGTATTATTTATCCCACATGGCAGGCCTGACTTTGTCCCCTGCCTTCCCAGCGCCCACCCAAGCCTCGCCAGCTGCTGTCTTCATGAATGATTGAGATGAGGAGAGACAGGCTCACCTGGCCTTTGTCTGAGAGGCACACTGGCCTGCTTGTTACAGGAAAGGTGATACTCCCGTGCAGGAGGAGATAGGCCGGGGTGAGGGGCCTCAGAGCTGGCCAAGTGAAACTCTCAGAAGAACACAAGTAAGACAGGGATGCCTCGTTTACTCCCTACTAAGGGAAACAAGGCCACCGAAGGACATGTTTATGGTTGGGATTTCTTGTTTCCTATTTGTTTGccttgctggggatggagcccagggctccaAACCTGCTAGCCAAGGGCTGTGTGCCTGAGCTACACCCCTGCCTGTCACTGGGGGTTTCTGTGTGAGAACCTTGGAGACTgaaaccctcctgtctcagcctctcagacATCTGAGGTAACTAGTCTGgacaccacacccagccactGATGTGTGAATTAAAAgtatctcttttctttataagtaCAATTTGTTTAGGCAGGCATGATGACATGGATCTCTGTGacgtcaaggctagcctggtctacatggggaTTTCCAGACCAACCAGGACTACTTAGactctcaaaaaaattttaattatatttacatgGGTCTTTCACCCATAtagatgtctgtgtaccatgtggtGTGTCTattgccagaggaggccagaagggaacGTTGGgtccccaggactggagttataggtggtttgAGCGACTatgtgggttctctgcaagagcaaacaATATTCTAACcactaagcaatctctccagcgCTGCAAATAGTTTTTAATCTAATTGTTACcttgataaaaatcaataaagcagGCTACTATCAGGAATCCATGCCCCATTtttcagatttcctttttttttttttttctgagaggtttctctgtgtattcctggttgtcctggaactcactctgtagactaggcctcgaactcagagatccacctttctctgcgtgcagagtgctggattaaaggtgtgcgccaccatgcccacaCCACCGCTGGCtatttcccagatttctttttttttaatttttgtttttgtttttttgagactgggtttctctgtagctttggagcctgtcctggaactagctctgtagaccaggctggcctcagactcacatagctccgcctgcctctgcctcccaagtgctgggattaaaggcgtgcgccatcactgcccagctatttcGCAGATTTCTACTGGATTGGACAGTTTAGCACAGGGTCAGGCAGCCTGGTCTGGGGAGAACCACTAAAGGGAAGTTTCAGGCTTTTAACCTTCCAACCTCAGGGCTCCAGGGAGACCcagtgagagagagaaggtgCTGGTGACCAAGGTTTCAAGCGGTGAAGGGAGGGACCCTGCTCCCACAGGCTGACCCTGCCCACCACTGGTC
Encoded here:
- the Ptbp1 gene encoding polypyrimidine tract-binding protein 1 codes for the protein MDGIVPDIAVGTKRGSDELFSTCVSNGPFIMSSSTSAANGNDSKKFKGDNRSTGVPSRVIHVRKLPSDVTEGEVISLGLPFGKVTNLLMLKGKNQAFIEMNTEEAANTMVNYYTSVAPVLRGQPIYIQFSNHKELKTDSSPNQARAQAALQAVNSVQSGNLALAASAAAVDAGMAMAGQSPVLRIIVENLFYPVTLDVLHQIFSKFGTVLKIITFTKNNQFQALLQYADPVSAQHAKLSLDGQNIYNACCTLRIDFSKLTSLNVKYNNDKSRDYTRPDLPSGDSQPSLDQTMAAAFGAPGIMSASPYAGAGFPPTFAIPQAAGLSVPNVHGALAPLAIPSAAAAAAAGRIAIPGLAGAGNSVLLVSNLNPERVTPQSLFILFGVYGDVQRVKILFNKKENALVQMADGSQAQLAMSHLNGHKLHGKSVRITLSKHQSVQLPREGDRKMALIQMGSVEEAVQALIELHNHDLGENHHLRVSFSKSTI